One genomic window of Antricoccus suffuscus includes the following:
- the whiA gene encoding DNA-binding protein WhiA, whose amino-acid sequence MAMTADVKAELSRVEVRKTCCRRAEVATMLRLAGGLHLVGGRIVVEAELDTGAVARRLHRNIADLFGLSSDIQMMSGGNLRKNSRFLVRVSKDGDSLARQTGLVDLRGRPVRGLPPAVVAGGTCDSESAWRGAFLAHGSLTEPGRSSSLEITCPGNEAALALVGAARRLGISTKAREVRGADRVVIRDGDAIAAMLTRIGAHESVLAWEERRMRREIRSSANRLANFDDANLRRSARAAVAASARVERAMEILGEDVPDHLVFAGRLRLEHRQASLEELGQLADPPMTKDAVAGRIRRLLALADKRAHDDGVPDTESVVTDDMLN is encoded by the coding sequence ATGGCGATGACAGCGGATGTAAAAGCAGAACTGAGTCGAGTGGAAGTGCGCAAGACGTGCTGCCGCCGCGCCGAGGTCGCCACCATGCTCCGCCTTGCAGGTGGACTTCACCTGGTCGGTGGCCGGATTGTCGTCGAGGCAGAGCTCGATACCGGTGCGGTAGCGCGCAGGTTGCACCGCAACATCGCTGACCTGTTCGGGCTGAGCTCGGACATTCAGATGATGAGCGGCGGCAATCTGCGCAAGAACAGTCGGTTCCTGGTCCGCGTTAGCAAGGATGGCGACAGCTTGGCCCGCCAGACTGGCCTTGTCGACTTGCGCGGACGTCCCGTGCGTGGATTACCGCCGGCCGTCGTCGCGGGCGGGACCTGTGACTCGGAGTCGGCGTGGCGCGGGGCATTCCTGGCGCATGGGTCACTCACCGAGCCAGGTCGATCGTCGTCGCTGGAGATCACGTGCCCCGGCAACGAGGCCGCTCTTGCACTTGTCGGTGCCGCTCGGCGACTGGGGATCAGCACGAAGGCGCGAGAGGTTCGCGGCGCCGACCGCGTCGTGATCCGAGACGGTGACGCGATCGCCGCGATGCTGACGCGAATTGGCGCGCACGAGTCTGTGCTCGCTTGGGAAGAACGCCGTATGCGCAGGGAGATCCGCTCCAGCGCCAACCGTCTCGCCAACTTCGACGACGCCAACTTGCGTCGTTCGGCGCGGGCGGCCGTTGCGGCGAGCGCCCGCGTCGAGCGCGCCATGGAAATCCTCGGCGAGGACGTACCCGATCACCTCGTCTTCGCCGGTCGGCTGCGCCTTGAGCACCGCCAGGCTTCTCTTGAGGAGCTCGGCCAGCTCGCCGACCCGCCAATGACCAAAGATGCTGTCGCCGGTCGCATTCGCCGGCTCCTCGCGCTCGCCGACAAGCGTGCGCACGACGACGGGGTTCCGGATACTGAGTCGGTCGTTACCGACGACATGCTCAACTGA
- the gap gene encoding type I glyceraldehyde-3-phosphate dehydrogenase, whose amino-acid sequence MTIRVGINGFGRIGRNFYRAVVASGADIQIVGVNDLTDNATLAHLLKYDSILGRFDGEVSSTDTEITAGGNTFKAFAERDPAALPWGDIGADVVVESTGIFTDATKAKVHLDGGAKKVVISAPAKNEDITIVMGVNDGDYDPQQHHIVSNASCTTNCLAPMAKVLQDTFVIKQGLMTTIHAYTADQNLQDGPHKDLRRARAAAINIVPTSTGAAKAIALVLPELKGKLDGYALRVPVPTGSATDLTVNVGRETSVEEVNAAMKAAAEGQLKGYLKYTEDEIVSSDIVTDPSSCIFDAGLTKVIGDQVKVVGWYDNEWGYSNRLVDLTRVVGQSL is encoded by the coding sequence GTGACGATTCGTGTTGGCATCAACGGCTTCGGGCGCATTGGCCGTAACTTCTATCGGGCCGTCGTGGCCAGTGGCGCGGATATTCAGATCGTTGGGGTCAACGACCTGACGGACAACGCCACGCTGGCTCACCTTCTCAAGTACGACTCGATCCTCGGGCGGTTCGACGGCGAGGTTTCGTCGACGGACACCGAGATCACCGCCGGCGGAAACACCTTCAAGGCATTCGCGGAGCGCGATCCGGCAGCACTGCCGTGGGGTGATATCGGCGCGGACGTCGTCGTCGAGTCCACCGGCATCTTCACCGACGCGACAAAGGCCAAGGTGCACCTCGATGGGGGCGCCAAGAAGGTCGTCATCTCGGCGCCAGCGAAAAACGAAGACATCACCATCGTGATGGGTGTGAACGACGGCGACTACGACCCGCAGCAGCACCACATCGTCTCCAACGCGTCGTGCACGACCAACTGCCTCGCGCCGATGGCGAAGGTGCTGCAGGACACGTTTGTCATCAAGCAGGGCCTGATGACCACGATCCACGCCTACACCGCCGACCAGAACCTCCAGGACGGCCCGCATAAGGACCTGCGCCGTGCACGCGCCGCCGCGATCAACATCGTGCCGACCTCGACCGGCGCCGCGAAGGCCATCGCGCTGGTGCTGCCTGAGCTCAAGGGCAAGCTTGACGGCTACGCGTTGCGGGTACCGGTCCCGACCGGCTCGGCGACCGACCTGACCGTCAACGTCGGACGCGAAACGTCTGTCGAGGAAGTCAACGCTGCGATGAAGGCCGCCGCTGAAGGACAGCTCAAGGGTTACCTCAAGTACACCGAAGACGAGATTGTCTCCTCGGACATCGTCACCGATCCCTCGTCGTGCATCTTCGACGCGGGTCTGACCAAGGTCATTGGCGATCAGGTCAAGGTCGTGGGCTGGTACGACAACGAGTGGGGCTACAGCAACCGCCTCGTCGATCTGACTCGGGTTGTCGGTCAGTCGCTCTAA
- a CDS encoding phosphoglycerate kinase, with amino-acid sequence MKNLDDLVGVGIEGRKVLVRADLNVPLDGTTITDTGRIVATVPTIRKLTEAGAQVVITAHLGRPKGEPDAKYSLAPAALALGELLGVRVTLAADVVGESAKSAIAGMGNGEVVVLENVRFDPRETSKDEAERQALASDLADLVGPEAAFVSEGFGVVHRAQASVYDVAKLLPAYAGGLVEQEVAVLERLTESPQRPYVVVLGGSKVSDKLAVIESLLPRVDQLLVGGGMCFTFLAAQGKQTGSSLLEKDQVETCKRLLTEAGDKIVLPVDVVCAPEFKADSPATVYAADELPQDQMGLDVGPQTVELFGATIAAAQTIFWNGPMGVFEMPAFAAGTQGVATSIAQSSAYSVVGGGDSAAAVRALDVPEDKFSHISTGGGASLEFLEGKELPGLSVLEA; translated from the coding sequence GTGAAGAACTTGGATGACCTCGTCGGCGTCGGGATCGAAGGCCGCAAGGTACTTGTCCGGGCCGACCTCAATGTGCCTCTCGACGGTACGACGATCACCGACACAGGCCGCATCGTGGCCACCGTTCCGACTATCCGGAAGTTGACCGAGGCCGGTGCCCAGGTCGTCATCACGGCGCATTTGGGTCGGCCGAAAGGCGAGCCGGACGCGAAATACTCGCTAGCACCAGCCGCTCTAGCGCTGGGAGAGTTACTCGGCGTCAGGGTAACGCTCGCCGCCGACGTCGTCGGCGAGTCCGCGAAGTCAGCGATCGCGGGGATGGGCAACGGCGAGGTCGTCGTGTTGGAGAACGTCCGCTTCGATCCTCGCGAAACCAGCAAGGACGAGGCCGAGCGGCAGGCACTCGCCTCCGACCTTGCCGATCTGGTCGGGCCCGAGGCCGCGTTTGTCTCGGAAGGTTTCGGTGTCGTGCACCGCGCGCAGGCCTCGGTGTACGACGTGGCAAAGCTGCTTCCGGCGTACGCCGGTGGACTGGTCGAGCAGGAGGTCGCCGTACTCGAGCGACTGACCGAATCACCGCAGCGTCCGTACGTCGTAGTCCTCGGCGGTAGCAAGGTTTCGGACAAGCTCGCAGTCATCGAGTCGCTTCTGCCGCGGGTCGACCAGCTTTTGGTCGGCGGCGGCATGTGCTTCACTTTCCTTGCTGCGCAAGGAAAGCAGACCGGCTCTTCGTTGTTGGAGAAGGACCAGGTCGAGACTTGCAAGCGCCTGTTGACCGAGGCCGGCGACAAGATCGTGCTGCCGGTGGACGTCGTTTGTGCGCCCGAGTTCAAGGCTGACTCGCCGGCAACGGTGTACGCCGCGGACGAGCTACCGCAGGATCAGATGGGCTTGGATGTCGGACCACAGACGGTGGAGCTGTTTGGGGCGACAATCGCTGCGGCGCAGACGATCTTCTGGAACGGCCCGATGGGCGTGTTCGAGATGCCTGCCTTCGCCGCAGGCACACAGGGGGTCGCGACTTCAATCGCGCAGTCGTCGGCGTACTCCGTCGTCGGCGGCGGCGACTCGGCCGCCGCGGTCCGGGCGCTCGACGTACCCGAAGACAAGTTTTCGCACATCTCGACCGGTGGCGGCGCATCGCTAGAGTTCCTTGAGGGCAAGGAACTTCCCGGACTTTCTGTACTGGAGGCATAA
- the tpiA gene encoding triose-phosphate isomerase, whose amino-acid sequence MATTSGRRPLVAGNWKMNLTHLEAIALVQKIAFTLNEKELTAVEAAVLPPFVSIRGVQTLIDGDQLDVAYGAQDISVHDSGAYTGEVSGAMLAKLGCRYAVVGHSERREYHHEDDATVNAKAKAAFKNGIVPIVCVGEGLDVREADSQVEHCTAQLTAAMEGIPADQARNVVVAYEPVWAIGTGKTATPEDAQEVCGALRDKLTDLYSGDLADAVRIIYGGSVKPDNAAALAAQPDVDGSLVGGASLDGEQFAAICRFARGAAGA is encoded by the coding sequence ATGGCTACGACTTCAGGACGTCGCCCGCTGGTCGCGGGAAACTGGAAGATGAATCTCACCCACCTTGAGGCAATCGCCTTGGTGCAAAAGATCGCCTTCACGCTCAACGAGAAGGAGCTCACCGCGGTCGAGGCGGCCGTGCTTCCGCCGTTCGTGTCGATCCGCGGCGTACAGACGCTTATCGACGGTGATCAGCTTGACGTCGCGTACGGCGCGCAGGATATCTCGGTGCATGACTCGGGTGCGTACACCGGCGAGGTCAGCGGTGCGATGCTGGCGAAGCTCGGCTGCCGGTACGCCGTGGTCGGGCACTCCGAGCGCCGCGAGTACCACCACGAAGACGATGCGACCGTTAACGCCAAAGCGAAGGCCGCGTTCAAGAACGGCATCGTGCCGATCGTCTGCGTCGGCGAGGGCCTCGATGTGCGGGAGGCTGACAGTCAGGTGGAGCACTGTACGGCGCAGCTAACCGCCGCGATGGAAGGCATTCCCGCCGACCAGGCACGCAACGTGGTGGTCGCCTACGAACCTGTGTGGGCGATTGGCACCGGCAAGACCGCGACGCCTGAGGACGCGCAGGAGGTTTGCGGTGCGCTGCGTGACAAGCTCACCGACCTCTACAGCGGCGACCTGGCGGACGCGGTCCGGATCATCTATGGCGGTTCGGTCAAGCCGGATAATGCGGCCGCACTCGCCGCACAGCCCGATGTCGACGGGTCGCTCGTCGGCGGCGCAAGCCTCGACGGGGAACAGTTCGCGGCTATCTGCCGGTTTGCCCGGGGAGCCGCGGGCGCATAG